A section of the Meiothermus cerbereus DSM 11376 genome encodes:
- a CDS encoding vWA domain-containing protein: MRINADEGESHRIRIARILVSRDFPYLSAPLYLAVLVETPEVETAQINERLHLLFNPKWTRTLDDRELKGLLLHEIYHWLRGHTGARGQKAYSLVRAELPGVEEGLAWNLVNLAADLEINDDIPHQGSGYALPRGGVLPENLGLEPGGILEAYVKELLKRLEGEAGPDEDGKGIEEVGNNQAGEGNEEGECNEKGEGDEGPPGESEGETGGGTAFREGGEGESAPGGGEGEGGRNGEAEGAEPNGGGLRGRLKAPSFPLDLRPAPEAVARRLEEEGLGLRPGLSEAVRQQVAVEIMRHVASRGDVPANLRRWAKERLHPKVNWRAVLRNSVRKGLVTLRQRRFPSYALRHRRAEALDPFFLPGAYGRLPRVAVVVDTSGSVSDAMLAQALGELRGVLRSGARVTLYSVDAGVHHVQRVFRGDPVALYGGGGTDMRVGIARALEDGHELIVVLTDGYTPWPSTPPRARVVVGLLGDCPNGPPSWAKVVRIPLDAE, encoded by the coding sequence TTGCGCATCAACGCCGATGAGGGAGAGAGCCACAGGATCCGCATAGCCAGGATCCTGGTCTCCCGGGACTTCCCTTACCTCTCGGCCCCCCTCTACCTGGCCGTGCTGGTGGAGACCCCCGAGGTGGAGACCGCCCAGATCAACGAGCGCCTGCACCTCCTCTTCAACCCTAAGTGGACGCGCACCCTGGACGATCGGGAGCTCAAAGGCCTCCTGCTCCACGAGATCTACCACTGGCTCCGGGGCCACACGGGCGCCCGGGGCCAGAAGGCCTATTCCCTGGTTCGGGCGGAGTTGCCTGGGGTCGAAGAGGGGCTGGCCTGGAATCTGGTCAACCTCGCCGCCGATCTGGAGATCAACGACGACATCCCCCACCAGGGTTCAGGGTACGCCCTCCCCCGGGGCGGTGTCCTTCCGGAGAACCTCGGGCTGGAGCCAGGGGGGATCCTGGAGGCCTACGTTAAGGAGCTCCTGAAGCGGCTGGAGGGGGAAGCGGGCCCAGACGAGGATGGAAAAGGCATCGAGGAAGTAGGGAACAACCAAGCAGGAGAGGGCAACGAGGAGGGGGAATGTAACGAAAAGGGTGAGGGTGACGAAGGCCCACCCGGTGAATCCGAGGGCGAGACCGGAGGCGGGACGGCCTTCCGAGAGGGCGGAGAGGGAGAGTCTGCCCCGGGCGGGGGAGAGGGTGAGGGCGGGCGCAACGGAGAGGCGGAAGGGGCAGAGCCCAATGGCGGTGGCCTAAGAGGGCGCCTCAAGGCGCCTTCCTTCCCCCTCGACCTCCGCCCCGCACCGGAAGCCGTGGCAAGGAGGCTGGAGGAGGAGGGCCTCGGGTTGAGACCCGGTCTCAGCGAGGCGGTCCGCCAACAGGTGGCCGTGGAAATCATGCGACACGTTGCCAGCCGAGGGGACGTCCCCGCGAACCTACGCCGCTGGGCGAAGGAGCGGCTCCATCCCAAGGTGAACTGGCGCGCCGTGCTGCGGAACAGCGTGCGGAAGGGCCTGGTCACCCTGAGGCAGCGCCGTTTCCCCTCCTATGCCCTGCGCCACCGAAGGGCGGAGGCCCTTGACCCCTTCTTCCTACCCGGGGCCTACGGGCGTCTGCCCCGGGTGGCCGTGGTGGTGGACACCTCGGGAAGCGTCAGCGACGCCATGCTGGCCCAGGCCCTGGGGGAGCTCAGGGGCGTGCTCCGTTCCGGGGCCCGCGTCACCCTCTACTCCGTGGACGCCGGGGTTCACCACGTCCAGCGGGTCTTTCGGGGCGATCCTGTCGCCCTGTATGGGGGCGGGGGTACGGACATGAGGGTGGGGATCGCCCGGGCCTTGGAGGACGGGCACGAACTCATCGTGGTCCTCACCGACGGGTACACCCCTTGGCCCTCCACGCCTCCAAGGGCACGGGTAGTGGTGGGCCTCCTAGGAGACTGCCCTAATGGGCCACCTTCCTGGGCCAAGGTAGTGCGGATTCCACTCGATGCGGAATGA